A window of the Enterobacteriaceae bacterium 4M9 genome harbors these coding sequences:
- the hpaC gene encoding 4-hydroxyphenylacetate 3-monooxygenase, reductase component, with protein sequence MNEEKHRLLFRDAMASLPAAVNIVTSAGEAGQCGITATAVCSVTDTPPTLMVCINRKSAMNAVFERNGRLCVNVLNHEQEQMARHFAGMTDVEMAQRFMLEGWHQGEWGQPVLRHALASLEGDIDQISSVGTHQIYLLTIRHIVVAQDGHGLIYFRRNFQATAHHEMLAV encoded by the coding sequence ATGAATGAAGAAAAACATCGCTTACTGTTTCGCGACGCGATGGCGAGTTTACCCGCAGCGGTAAATATCGTCACCAGCGCCGGAGAGGCCGGGCAGTGCGGTATCACCGCGACAGCCGTCTGCTCGGTGACCGATACACCGCCAACGCTGATGGTGTGCATTAACCGCAAAAGTGCCATGAACGCCGTGTTTGAGCGCAACGGGCGACTGTGTGTGAACGTGCTTAACCATGAGCAGGAGCAAATGGCGCGCCACTTTGCCGGCATGACCGATGTGGAAATGGCGCAGCGTTTTATGCTGGAAGGCTGGCACCAGGGAGAGTGGGGTCAGCCGGTGCTGCGCCATGCGCTGGCGAGCCTGGAAGGAGACATTGACCAGATTAGTTCCGTGGGTACACACCAGATTTATCTGCTGACCATTCGCCATATTGTGGTGGCGCAGGACGGCCACGGGCTTATCTACTTTCGCCGCAACTTCCAGGCCACGGCGCATCACGAGATGCTGGCGGTGTAA
- the hpaB gene encoding 4-hydroxyphenylacetate 3-monooxygenase, oxygenase component, which translates to MKPEDHRAAANRPFTGEEYLKSLQDGRGIYIYGERVKDVTTHPAFRNAAGSIAGLYDALHAPDSHDRLCWQTDTGNGGYTHRTFRFARSADEIRQQRDSIADWSRLNYGWMGRTPDYKAAFACSLGANPEFYGDYADNARHWYKRIQEAGLYFNHAIVNPPIDRHKPADEVKDVYVQVEKETDAGIIVSGAKVVATNSALTHYNFIGFGSAQVMGDDPNFALMFVAPMDADGVKLISRASYELVAGATGTPFDYPLSSRFDENDAILVLDKVLIPWENVLIYRDFDRCRRWSVEAGFARLYPMQACVRLAVKLDFVTALLQKSLECTGVLEFRGVQAALGEVVAWRNLFWSLSDAMWAEAHAWKNGAWLPDMQAMQTYRVMAPMAYSKIKNIIESNVTSGLIYLPSSVRDLNNPEIDRYLAQYVRGSNGMDHEQRIKILKLMWDAIGSEFGGRHELYEINYAGSQDEVRLQCLRHAQGSGNMNSMMAMVDRCLADYDRDGWKVPYLHSGQDINQLDRILK; encoded by the coding sequence ATGAAACCAGAAGACCATCGCGCTGCTGCCAACCGTCCGTTTACCGGGGAAGAGTACTTAAAAAGTCTGCAAGACGGACGTGGTATCTATATTTACGGCGAACGGGTAAAGGATGTTACAACGCATCCGGCGTTTCGCAATGCCGCAGGCTCCATTGCCGGGTTGTACGACGCGCTACACGCGCCAGACAGCCACGACCGTCTGTGCTGGCAAACCGATACTGGCAACGGCGGTTACACCCACCGCACGTTCCGGTTTGCGCGTTCAGCTGACGAAATTCGCCAGCAGCGCGATAGCATTGCCGACTGGTCACGTCTCAACTACGGCTGGATGGGGCGTACTCCGGACTACAAAGCGGCGTTTGCCTGCTCGCTTGGCGCAAACCCGGAGTTTTACGGCGACTACGCCGATAACGCACGCCACTGGTACAAACGCATTCAGGAAGCGGGGTTGTATTTTAACCACGCTATCGTTAACCCGCCGATTGACCGCCATAAGCCTGCCGATGAAGTAAAAGACGTTTACGTGCAGGTTGAGAAAGAAACCGATGCCGGGATAATCGTGAGCGGTGCGAAAGTGGTGGCGACCAACTCAGCGCTTACCCATTACAACTTTATCGGCTTTGGTTCGGCCCAGGTGATGGGCGACGATCCCAACTTCGCGCTGATGTTCGTTGCCCCGATGGACGCCGACGGCGTGAAACTGATTTCCCGTGCCTCTTACGAGCTGGTGGCGGGGGCGACAGGCACACCGTTTGATTACCCGCTCTCCAGCCGTTTTGATGAAAATGACGCCATTCTGGTGCTGGATAAGGTGCTGATCCCCTGGGAAAACGTGCTTATCTACCGTGATTTTGACCGCTGCCGCCGCTGGAGCGTGGAGGCAGGCTTTGCGCGCCTGTATCCCATGCAGGCCTGCGTGCGCCTGGCGGTAAAGCTCGATTTTGTTACCGCGCTGCTGCAAAAAAGCCTGGAGTGCACGGGCGTGCTGGAGTTTCGCGGCGTGCAGGCGGCGCTCGGTGAAGTGGTGGCCTGGCGCAACCTGTTCTGGTCGCTCAGTGATGCGATGTGGGCCGAGGCGCACGCCTGGAAAAACGGCGCGTGGCTGCCGGATATGCAGGCGATGCAGACCTATCGCGTGATGGCGCCGATGGCCTACAGCAAAATCAAAAACATTATTGAAAGCAACGTGACCAGCGGGCTTATCTATCTGCCGTCGAGCGTGCGTGATCTTAATAATCCGGAAATCGACCGCTATCTCGCCCAGTACGTGCGCGGCTCTAACGGCATGGATCACGAACAGCGCATTAAGATCCTCAAACTGATGTGGGACGCTATCGGCAGTGAGTTTGGCGGGCGCCACGAACTGTATGAGATCAACTATGCTGGCAGCCAGGATGAAGTGCGTTTGCAGTGTCTGCGTCACGCCCAGGGCAGCGGCAATATGAACAGCATGATGGCGATGGTTGATCGCTGTCTCGCGGACTACGACCGCGATGGCTGGAAAGTGCCCTATCTGCACAGCGGCCAGGATATCAATCAGCTTGACCGTATTTTGAAGTAA
- the hpaA gene encoding 4-hydroxyphenylacetate catabolism regulatory protein HpaA — MDNDAFHTFDNINVSREYDARYASDDVHYETFSRLAAFFGRDMHPHWHDKYFQLHYLATGRITMQLDDRFYAVKAPLFVLTPPSVPHAFFTGPESDGHVLTVRQELVWSLVGKLWPASGELVNTQGFCLSLESSPQTLVALEHYWPLVADEFHNQNHGREILLNAMTEAIFTLLLRMALPDDQAACNVRGEMNLFQNFNRLVDENFHCHLAVPEYARRLNVSESRLSEMCRRFANQSPKQIVLERVSREAKRMLRFSSHSVNQIALTLGYKDPAYFARFFNRMEGCSPTQYRGR, encoded by the coding sequence ATGGACAACGACGCTTTCCACACGTTCGACAACATCAACGTCAGCCGCGAATATGATGCACGCTACGCCAGTGACGATGTGCATTATGAAACGTTTTCACGGCTGGCGGCGTTCTTTGGCCGCGATATGCATCCACACTGGCACGACAAATACTTTCAACTGCACTATCTTGCCACCGGGCGTATCACTATGCAGCTTGATGACCGCTTCTATGCGGTTAAAGCGCCGCTGTTTGTGCTGACGCCGCCGTCGGTGCCGCACGCGTTCTTTACCGGGCCTGAGAGTGACGGACACGTGCTGACGGTGCGTCAGGAACTGGTCTGGTCACTGGTGGGCAAACTGTGGCCTGCCAGTGGTGAGTTGGTTAACACGCAAGGCTTTTGCCTGTCTCTGGAGTCTTCCCCGCAAACGCTGGTTGCGCTTGAACACTACTGGCCGCTGGTGGCCGACGAATTTCATAACCAGAATCACGGGCGCGAGATCCTGCTTAACGCCATGACGGAGGCTATTTTCACGCTGCTGCTGCGCATGGCGCTGCCGGACGACCAGGCGGCCTGTAATGTGCGGGGTGAAATGAACCTGTTCCAGAACTTTAATCGCCTGGTTGATGAAAATTTTCATTGCCACCTGGCGGTGCCGGAGTATGCGCGCAGGCTGAACGTCAGCGAGTCACGCCTGAGCGAAATGTGCCGACGCTTTGCTAACCAGTCGCCTAAACAGATAGTTCTGGAGCGGGTATCGCGTGAGGCAAAGCGGATGTTGCGCTTTAGCTCCCACAGCGTGAATCAGATTGCACTGACGCTGGGATATAAAGATCCGGCCTATTTCGCGCGTTTTTTTAACCGAATGGAAGGCTGCTCACCGACGCAATATCGGGGGCGGTAA
- the hpaI gene encoding 4-hydroxy-2-oxoheptanedioate aldolase, with protein sequence MFTNLFKQALKAREPQIGLWLGLADSYSAELLAGAGFHWLLIDGEHAPNDVRSVLTQLQAIASYNTQAVVRPPWNDAVIIKQLLDIGAQTLLVPMVQTAEDARAAVRACRYPPNGVRGVGSALARASRWNRVADYIHRADEQICLLVQVETRQGVDNLDAILAVDGVDGVFIGPADLSADMGYAGNPAHPEVQAVIEATISKILAAGKAPGILMSNEQLAKRYLELGALFVAVGVDATLLARSAEALAARFTTLPTPAVHSEKSAY encoded by the coding sequence ATGTTCACCAACCTGTTTAAACAAGCGCTGAAGGCGCGTGAGCCGCAGATTGGTCTGTGGCTGGGGCTGGCTGACAGCTACAGCGCCGAACTGTTAGCGGGCGCGGGCTTCCACTGGCTGCTGATTGACGGTGAACACGCGCCTAACGACGTGCGTTCAGTGCTCACACAGCTGCAGGCGATTGCGTCATACAACACCCAGGCGGTGGTGCGCCCACCGTGGAACGACGCGGTGATTATCAAACAGTTGCTGGATATTGGCGCGCAGACGCTGCTCGTCCCGATGGTGCAAACGGCGGAAGATGCGCGTGCCGCCGTGCGCGCCTGCCGCTATCCACCCAACGGCGTGCGCGGCGTTGGCAGCGCCCTGGCACGTGCCTCGCGCTGGAACCGCGTCGCCGACTACATTCACCGTGCCGATGAGCAAATTTGCCTGCTGGTACAGGTAGAAACCCGCCAGGGTGTGGATAATCTTGATGCGATTCTGGCCGTTGACGGCGTGGATGGCGTGTTTATTGGCCCGGCCGATCTCAGCGCCGATATGGGCTACGCTGGCAATCCGGCGCACCCGGAAGTCCAGGCGGTGATTGAGGCGACAATAAGTAAAATCCTCGCCGCAGGTAAAGCGCCGGGTATTCTGATGAGCAATGAGCAACTTGCGAAACGCTACCTCGAACTCGGCGCGCTGTTTGTGGCCGTTGGTGTTGACGCCACGTTGCTGGCGCGCAGTGCCGAGGCGCTGGCCGCACGCTTCACCACGCTGCCCACGCCCGCCGTGCACAGCGAGAAATCGGCGTACTGA
- the hpaH gene encoding 2-oxo-hepta-3-ene-1,7-dioic acid hydratase codes for MLNEETIARLATELHQAEKDREQIAQLSRRYPGMTIEDAYAIQRRWVASKIAEGRVLKGHKIGLTSKAMQASSQIDEPDYGTLLDDMFFDDGSDIPTDRFIVPRVEVELAFILAKPLRGPGCTLFDVYNATDYIIPALEIIDARCHSLDPETKAPRKVFDTISDNAANAGVVMGGRPIRPDALDLRWISALLYRNGVIEESGVAAAVLNHPANGVAWLANKLAPHDVQLEPGQVILGGSFTRPVPARKGDTFQVDYGPMGCISCRFV; via the coding sequence ATGCTAAACGAAGAGACCATTGCGCGCCTTGCCACAGAGCTGCATCAGGCGGAGAAGGACCGCGAACAGATAGCCCAGCTTTCGCGTCGCTATCCGGGAATGACCATTGAGGATGCCTATGCCATTCAGCGGCGCTGGGTGGCGAGCAAAATCGCTGAAGGCCGGGTGCTTAAGGGCCACAAAATCGGGCTGACCTCAAAGGCGATGCAGGCAAGCTCCCAGATTGATGAGCCGGACTACGGCACGCTGCTTGACGACATGTTTTTTGACGACGGCAGTGATATTCCGACTGACCGTTTTATTGTGCCGCGCGTGGAGGTGGAACTGGCGTTTATTCTCGCCAAACCGCTGCGCGGCCCCGGTTGCACGTTGTTTGACGTGTATAACGCCACAGACTACATCATCCCGGCGCTGGAGATTATCGACGCCCGCTGCCACAGCCTTGACCCAGAAACGAAAGCGCCGCGCAAGGTGTTTGACACCATTTCTGACAACGCGGCTAACGCAGGGGTTGTGATGGGCGGGCGGCCCATTCGCCCGGATGCGCTGGATCTGCGCTGGATTTCAGCGCTGCTGTACCGCAACGGCGTGATAGAAGAGTCCGGCGTGGCGGCGGCAGTACTTAACCATCCGGCCAACGGCGTGGCCTGGCTTGCAAACAAACTCGCGCCGCATGACGTGCAGCTGGAGCCAGGGCAGGTGATTCTCGGTGGCTCGTTTACGCGCCCGGTACCGGCACGCAAAGGCGACACTTTCCAGGTGGATTATGGCCCGATGGGCTGCATCAGCTGCCGTTTTGTGTAA
- a CDS encoding 5-carboxymethyl-2-hydroxymuconate Delta-isomerase, protein MPHFITECTENIREQARLPALFRQVNQLLADSGLFPLGGIRSRAHWVDTWQMADGAADYAFVHMTLRIGHGRSVEQLKPIMEDLFACIRAHFAPLMAERYLALSLAVEELHPVLNFKQNNVHSRFRQE, encoded by the coding sequence ATGCCGCATTTTATTACCGAATGCACGGAAAATATTCGTGAGCAGGCACGGCTACCCGCGCTGTTCAGGCAGGTTAACCAACTGCTGGCAGACAGTGGGCTGTTTCCACTCGGTGGTATCCGCAGCCGCGCCCATTGGGTGGATACCTGGCAGATGGCAGACGGTGCGGCAGACTACGCGTTTGTGCACATGACGCTGCGCATTGGCCACGGGCGCAGCGTGGAGCAGCTTAAACCGATAATGGAAGATCTGTTTGCCTGCATCAGGGCGCACTTCGCGCCACTGATGGCCGAGCGCTACCTTGCGCTGTCGCTGGCGGTCGAGGAACTGCATCCGGTACTCAATTTTAAACAGAACAACGTTCACAGCCGTTTTCGCCAGGAGTAA
- the hpaD gene encoding 3,4-dihydroxyphenylacetate 2,3-dioxygenase, with product MGKLALAAKITHVPSMYLSELPGKHHGCRAEAIEGHYEISRRCRELGVDTIVVFDTHWLVNSAYHINCNDHFKGIYTSHELPHFIRDMEYEYDGNPALGELIAAEAQVQGVRARGHAIASLTLEYGTLVPMRYMNSDRKFKVVSISAFCTVHDFADSRRMGEAVRRAIELYDGTVAVLASGSLSHRFIDDQRAEEGMNAWTREFDEQMDRRVVKLWREGKFAEFCRMLPEYADYCYGEGNMHDTVMLLGLLGWDKYHGQVEFITDLFPSSGTGQVNAVFPLDGMPARPAAVEG from the coding sequence ATGGGAAAGTTAGCACTGGCGGCAAAAATCACGCATGTCCCTTCCATGTATTTGTCGGAATTGCCGGGCAAGCATCACGGCTGTCGCGCTGAGGCCATTGAGGGTCATTATGAAATCAGCCGCCGCTGTCGCGAGCTGGGCGTGGACACCATTGTGGTGTTCGATACCCACTGGCTGGTGAACAGCGCCTATCACATCAACTGTAACGACCATTTTAAAGGCATTTATACCAGCCACGAACTGCCGCACTTTATCCGCGATATGGAATACGAGTACGACGGCAACCCGGCGTTGGGAGAACTGATTGCCGCAGAGGCGCAGGTGCAGGGCGTGCGAGCACGTGGCCACGCCATTGCATCGCTGACGCTGGAATACGGCACGCTGGTGCCCATGCGCTACATGAACAGCGACCGAAAATTCAAGGTGGTCTCAATTTCTGCTTTTTGCACCGTGCACGACTTTGCCGACAGCCGACGTATGGGCGAGGCAGTGCGCCGTGCCATTGAACTGTACGACGGCACGGTCGCCGTGCTGGCAAGCGGCTCGTTGTCGCACCGGTTTATTGACGACCAGCGTGCCGAGGAAGGCATGAACGCCTGGACGCGGGAGTTTGATGAGCAGATGGACCGGCGGGTGGTCAAGCTGTGGCGTGAGGGCAAATTTGCCGAGTTCTGCCGCATGCTGCCGGAGTATGCCGACTACTGCTACGGCGAAGGCAATATGCACGATACCGTGATGCTGCTGGGGCTGCTTGGCTGGGACAAGTATCACGGCCAGGTCGAATTTATCACCGATTTATTCCCAAGCTCCGGCACCGGCCAGGTCAACGCGGTGTTTCCGCTCGACGGTATGCCTGCGCGCCCGGCTGCGGTGGAGGGATAA